The genomic DNA CTCGCGTCCGCACCACCGACTAATTCTGGGTATCAGGTACAACGTGCATTTGAGGCCGGATGGGGAGGTGTTGTATGGAAAACGCTCTGTGAGCCGGTTTTAAATGTTACCTCGCGTTTTGGTGGATATCACTTTAACGGTCAGCGGGTAGCCGGTTTTAACAACATAGAATTAGTCTCTGATCGACCAATTGAGGATAATTTAAAAGAAATCTATGAAACGAAGAAACGATTTCCGGATCGAGCTATTATTGCCTCATTAATGGTGGAACCGGAGCGAGATAAATGGCATGAAATTGTCAAACGTGTTCAAAATGTAGGGGTAGATGGCTTTGAATTAAATCTTGGCTGTCCACATGGCATGTCTGAACGCGGTATGGGATCAGCGGTCGGCCAGCATCCGGATTTAGTCGAAAAGTCAACATTATATGCGAAGGAAGTTGCGGAAGTACCGGTTATCACAAAATTAACACCAAATATTACAGATATAACTGCGACAGCAAAAGCTGCTGAACGCGGTGGAGCTGATGCGGTAAGTATGATTAATACCATTAATAGTCTAATAGGCGTTGATCTTGATACGTGGAATCCAACACCTAATGTTAATGGAAAGGGAGCGCATGGCGGATACTGCGGACCGGCGGTTAAACCAATTGCCCTCAATATGATCGGGGAATGTGCGCGGCAGCCGGATATCAATATTCCAATTTCAGGAATAGGCGGCGTTTCCACTTGGCAAGATACGGTTGAATTTATGCTGATGGGTGCCGGTGGCGTACAAATCTGTACAGCGGCCATGCATCACGGATTCAGCATTATCGATGATTTGACCGAGGGGTTAAGCAATTATTTAGATGAGAAAGGGATTACTTCTTTAAGTGAAATTATAGGTGAATCAGTCGAAAAATTCACTGACTGGAGCGATCTAGATTTGAATCATCGAATCGTTGCCAGGATTAATAATGATATTTGTATTAATTGCAACAAGTGTCATATCGCCTGTGAAGATACTGCCCATCAGTGTATTGATATGTTAGTAGATGAAAACGGTAATGATTACTTGAA from Tuberibacillus sp. Marseille-P3662 includes the following:
- the preA gene encoding NAD-dependent dihydropyrimidine dehydrogenase subunit PreA; translation: MADISINFAGIKSPNPYWLASAPPTNSGYQVQRAFEAGWGGVVWKTLCEPVLNVTSRFGGYHFNGQRVAGFNNIELVSDRPIEDNLKEIYETKKRFPDRAIIASLMVEPERDKWHEIVKRVQNVGVDGFELNLGCPHGMSERGMGSAVGQHPDLVEKSTLYAKEVAEVPVITKLTPNITDITATAKAAERGGADAVSMINTINSLIGVDLDTWNPTPNVNGKGAHGGYCGPAVKPIALNMIGECARQPDINIPISGIGGVSTWQDTVEFMLMGAGGVQICTAAMHHGFSIIDDLTEGLSNYLDEKGITSLSEIIGESVEKFTDWSDLDLNHRIVARINNDICINCNKCHIACEDTAHQCIDMLVDENGNDYLKVREDECVGCNLCSIVCPVEGAIDMMDLAPTEPPMSWSDRETALQTLNSK